Genomic window (Chondrocystis sp. NIES-4102):
GCTGCTTGCTCTGCCCATTTTTTCATTTCTGCCTCTTCATCATATTGATTAATATCTTTGATGTCGATTTTCCAGCCAGTCAAACGCGCAGCTAAACGTACATTTTGTCCTTCTTTACCAATTGCCAAACTCAATTGATCTTCAGCTACCAAAACTAAAGACTGCTTCTCCTCTGTATTGGCTAATACTACTCGATCAATTCTAGCAGGGCTGAGAGAATTGGCAATATAAGTGGCAGGATCTGGTGACCAGCGAATTACATCAATTTTTTCACCTCTAAGTTCATTGACTACTGCTTGAATTCTCGATCCTCTCGCACCAATACAAGCACCTACAGGATCAACGTCTCTTTCTAAGGTATCTACTGCTATTTTAGTACGTACTCCTACATAACGAGAGGGAGGATGAGCTTCTCTTGCTACTGCCACAATACGGACTATTTCTTCTTCTATTTCAGGAACTTCATTACTAAAGAGTTCTACTACTAACCCTGCGGTGGCTCTAGAAACCATTAACTGAGGACCACGATGAGGAGTATCTCTTACTTTTTTTAGATAGACTTTAAAAGTAGCATTGGAACGATATGTATCATTGGGTAATTGTTCTCGTTTGGGTAATTCTGCCTCTACTTCTGGTTGTCCTAAACCACTGGTGACAGCAACAATAGCAGACTGTCTTTCAAAACGTACCACTCTTGCCTGTAAGACTGTACCTTCTAAATCACTAAATTCTTCCTGGATTAATTTGCGTTGTTGGTCTCGAAGTTTTTGTAATAATACTTGTTTTGTTTGAATTGCTGCCATGCGCCCAAAATCTTTTTGTTCTGGGGTAACATCAACTAATACGGAATCTCCGACTTGAATCTCTGAATCGTCAACTTGTTCCTGTACTTCGTTTAAGGCAATTTGATGATCGCGATCTTCAATCTTTTCTTTGCTGACATCGACGATGACTTTTGTTGTCAGTATTTGAAATCCTTCTTCTTCAATATCTAATTGAACATTAAAGTTTTCAAAATATTCTTCACTAAATTCTTCATTACGTTCTCTTGAACGACGGAACTTTTCGTAACCTTTAATCAAAGCTTCTCTTAAAGCTTCTTCAACGGCACTACCTGGCAAGTTATATCTCTGACTAATTTCCTCGATGGTTGCCTTTAAACCTGGCAAACTTACTAGGGTCATTTTATACTCCTAATATTGAAATTAAAGTTTAAGTATATTGTTGCGATTGGGAAAACATTAATTAATCGCTAAATTGGTTTTTTTAGTTATCGGTTTATTTAACCGTCATCAAGCTCAACTTTGGCTACTAATTCTAGAGGAATGGCGATCGCTTTTCCTTTTTGACTTATGTGAATCGCCTTGGAATCTCGATTTTGCAATCTTCCTTGCCATTGTGTTTGATTTTTGTAGGGCGTAGAAGTTTCAATTCTTACCATAAATCCTTTAAAAGCTATGAAATCTCGCTCTCTAGTTAAAATGCGAGAAATACCAGGGCTTGAAATTTCTAGAACGTAAGCACCTGGTATAATTTCAGCTAAATCTAGCTTGGATTCTAAAATCCGACTCATTTGTTCGCAGTTTTCTAAACTGGTGTCTGCATTTGGATTGCGAACATCTATCCTCAAAATTGGTGGAGTTTTATTAGTTTGGAACACTGCATCAACTAATTCTAAATTTAACTCTTCAGCTAAAGGTGATGCTAGTTCTATGATTTGATTAACAAGGGGATGAGTCATTTGAGCAGAAAATAGCTGAATATCAACTATACCTTAAGTCTAGTTAGTAAGTAGTTGCATTGGCAATTATTGAGCAAGATAAAACATCAGACAACAAAAAAAAGCGGGCTATTCCCACTTCTAATAGTTATCTCGACATCTTAGAAAGATGTTACTAAACTCTAGCAACTTTCTCTAATATATATAATACCAATAAATTTTTTTATGGCGATAATTATAACGAGTATGCCATTAAACTTAACAACGAGATATAGTTAAGACCTGCTTTGTTGGTAAATTGATTAATTTATGAACTTCAGCAAGTCTCTAGCTATATCTCGCTTATTGTATACAAACCTTTACAAAGGTAATGATCTATTAAAACAATCCTAAAGTTAAAGATTTGTCAATAGGGAAGGTTGCACCAATCCCTAGCCATAATGTAATTACAGTACCTAATAAAAAGACTGTAGTTGCTACTGGTCTACGGAAGGGGTTTTGAAACTTGTTAACGTTTTCAATAAAAGGAATCAAGATTAAACCCAATGGTACGGCAGTTTGAGCGACAATTCCAAGTAATTTACTAGGAACAACGCGCAAAATTTGGAATACTGGATACAAATACCACTCAGGTAAAATTTCTAAGGGAGTTGCGAAAGGATTAGCAGGCTCACCCATAATAGCAGGGTCTAACACAGCTAAACTAACAACTAAGCCGATAGTACCCAAAATTACTACAGGGAAAATATACAATAAATCGTTGGGCCAAGCAGGTTCACCATAATAATTGTGACCCATACCTTTAACCAACTTAGCACGTAATTCTGGATCACTTAAATCTGGCTTTTTTAAAGTGGACATTTTTTCTCTCCTAAATTTACTGGAAATCAGCTAATTAAATGAGCAATTTTAGATCACTATAAATATAATTTATCTATTATTCTAAGTAAAATCTATCAGAGGCGTTACTTAACCTCTGATAAGTTCAAATTGCTCTTTTTGTTTACAATGGACCAGAAATTCCTTGTTTACGAATCATCAAGAAGTGCAGCAACATAAATACTGCAATTAACCAAGGAAGAACAAATGTATGTAAGCTGTAAAAACGAGTTAAAGTAGCTTGACCAACACTAGCACCACCTCTAAGTAGCTCAACCAATTGGTCTCCAACAATAGGAATTGCTGCAGGTACACCAGAAACGATTTTTACCGCCCAATACCCTACTTGATCCCAAGGTAAGGAATAGCCTGTTACTCCAAAGCTAACTGTAATTACTGCCATAATTACCCCAGTAATCCAAGTCAACTCGCGAGGTTTTTTGAAACCGCCTGTTAGATAGACACGGAAAACATGAAGAATCATCATTAATACCATCATGCTAGCTGACCAGCGATGGATAGAACGAATCAACCAACCAAAACTTACTTCGTTCATGATGTATTCAACTGAACTAAAAGCTTCGGTAACGCTGGGTTTGTAGTAAAAAGTCATGCAAAATCCAGTGGCAAATTGAATTAAAAAGCACACTAGAGTAATACCACCTAAGCAATAAAAGATATTTACATGGGGTGGTACATATTTACCGCTGATGTCATCAGAAATTGCTTGAATTTCCAACCGCTCATCAAACCATTGAAAAGTTTTTGAATCAGTTACTTGTTTAGAAAACATGAAGCCTGTATTTTAGAAGTTCAAAAAATGATTATAGATAGTTTCACCAAATGTGCCTTTGGGAATCTTAAACTAGATTAAAAATCAAGATGTCGATTTAAACACCTGAGTAATTAAGATAAGATTACTGTCCAGGCGTCAGGTAAAAAATGCGTACTTATGTTTTTAGTTTATCTGCACAATGGCAAATAATGATCAAGAAATGTTGTTACAGTTTAAGTCCATAGTGAGGTCAAGACACCCCTAGATTTAATCCTTAGCTTGCACTTGACCGCTTAAGAGCAATCAAATTTCAAAATGAGTAATCTTTTCCCCTCTTTAAAAAATGTAACATAGCTTTAAGCTATGATGATCCTGTTTAATACTCTATTATAGGTCATAATTATGTCTGGCTAACGCCCTAATCTTCAAAAAGCCAGAATAACAGCCTTAAGAAAGAATAAATTTTTTCGCCTTTTAAGTAACAATTAATTAAAAATCGCTAAGTTAAAATAACTTAATCTTAGTTACCCTCATTTAATTTTTTCTCATGTTCAAAAAAATAGTTTCCTTGACTCTGTTGATATGCTTGTGGGTTGTATCCTGTCTTGGTTTATACGTAACAGAAGCAAATGCCTTTACCGAAGATCAAAAGCTGTTACTGCAATCTTGGCGCATTGTTAACCAGTCCTATTTAGATGAAACGTACAATCATCAAAATTGGTGGAAACTAAGGGAAGAATATATTAAAAAGCCTCTACGCGATCGCCAGGAAACCTATACGGCTATAGAGGAAATGTTGGCAAGTTTGGGAGATCCTTTTACTCGGCTTTTAAGACCTGAACAATATCATAGTTTACAGGTGAATACTTCAGGGGAACTTTCGGGAGTGGGTTTACAGATCAATGTAAATCCCGAAACTCAATTAATTGAGGTGATTTCTCCTTTGGCAGGTTCTCCAGCAGAGGCTGCTGGGATTAAACCGAAAGATTCTATTTTAGAAATTGACGGCGTTGATACTAGAACTATCACCCTAGATGAAGCAGCAGCAAAAATGCGCGGGACTATAGGTACAAATGTGTTACTTTTGGTTCAATCAGGTCAAGACAAAAATGCTCAACCTCGGACAGTTAAGGTAGTTCGCGATCGCATTTCTCTTAACCCTGTATATATTGCTTTAGATACAAGTACTGAAAAAAAGATTGGCTATGTTCGTCTGACTCAATTTAGTGCTAATGCTGCTAAAGAAATTGCCCACGGCGTGAGTAAATTAGAGCAACAAGGAGCAGAAGCCTATATTTTAGACCTACGCAACAACCCTGGAGGATTACTACAAGCTGGAATAGAAATTGCTCGGATGTGGCTTGATAATAGCACAATTGTTTATACGGTTAATCGCCAAGGTGCTTTAGGTAGTTTTGACTCTAATAGTGAAACCTTAACGGATGCGCCTTTAGTTGTTCTGGTAAATCAGGGTACAGCCAGTGCTAGTGAAATTTTGGCTGGGGCGTTGCAAGATAATCAGCGAGCTTTATTAGTTGGAGAAAAAACTTTCGGTAAAGGATTGATTCAATCTTTATTTGAATTACCTGATGGAGCAGGATTAGCGGTTACAGTGGCTAAATATGAAACTCCTAATCATAGAGATATTAACAAGTTAGGAATTGTGCCTGATAATGTGGTATCTCAAGAACCAATTACCTACGCCCAAATTGCTACACAAGCAGATCAACAGTACCAAGAGGCTTTAAAATTGTTAACCACTAAGAAAAATGTTGTGGCTAATGCAGCATAAACTGTAATTTTGTTATTGTGTAAGTTTGCTTGTACTAAGATTGCTTGGGCAAAAAAGCTTTTATTTGTGGGCTTTAACTATGAGATAATCCTGTATATATCAAGCAAAATTTTCTGCA
Coding sequences:
- the nusA gene encoding transcription termination factor, N utilization substance protein; protein product: MTLVSLPGLKATIEEISQRYNLPGSAVEEALREALIKGYEKFRRSRERNEEFSEEYFENFNVQLDIEEEGFQILTTKVIVDVSKEKIEDRDHQIALNEVQEQVDDSEIQVGDSVLVDVTPEQKDFGRMAAIQTKQVLLQKLRDQQRKLIQEEFSDLEGTVLQARVVRFERQSAIVAVTSGLGQPEVEAELPKREQLPNDTYRSNATFKVYLKKVRDTPHRGPQLMVSRATAGLVVELFSNEVPEIEEEIVRIVAVAREAHPPSRYVGVRTKIAVDTLERDVDPVGACIGARGSRIQAVVNELRGEKIDVIRWSPDPATYIANSLSPARIDRVVLANTEEKQSLVLVAEDQLSLAIGKEGQNVRLAARLTGWKIDIKDINQYDEEAEMKKWAEQAAKKEVLISEEEAEPDDLEVEIETDSEFEVEANIPKSAPLEETITSTDED
- a CDS encoding cytochrome b/b6 domain protein encodes the protein MSTLKKPDLSDPELRAKLVKGMGHNYYGEPAWPNDLLYIFPVVILGTIGLVVSLAVLDPAIMGEPANPFATPLEILPEWYLYPVFQILRVVPSKLLGIVAQTAVPLGLILIPFIENVNKFQNPFRRPVATTVFLLGTVITLWLGIGATFPIDKSLTLGLF
- the ctpA gene encoding carboxyl-terminal processing protease codes for the protein MFKKIVSLTLLICLWVVSCLGLYVTEANAFTEDQKLLLQSWRIVNQSYLDETYNHQNWWKLREEYIKKPLRDRQETYTAIEEMLASLGDPFTRLLRPEQYHSLQVNTSGELSGVGLQINVNPETQLIEVISPLAGSPAEAAGIKPKDSILEIDGVDTRTITLDEAAAKMRGTIGTNVLLLVQSGQDKNAQPRTVKVVRDRISLNPVYIALDTSTEKKIGYVRLTQFSANAAKEIAHGVSKLEQQGAEAYILDLRNNPGGLLQAGIEIARMWLDNSTIVYTVNRQGALGSFDSNSETLTDAPLVVLVNQGTASASEILAGALQDNQRALLVGEKTFGKGLIQSLFELPDGAGLAVTVAKYETPNHRDINKLGIVPDNVVSQEPITYAQIATQADQQYQEALKLLTTKKNVVANAA
- a CDS encoding cytochrome b/b6 domain protein, which gives rise to MFSKQVTDSKTFQWFDERLEIQAISDDISGKYVPPHVNIFYCLGGITLVCFLIQFATGFCMTFYYKPSVTEAFSSVEYIMNEVSFGWLIRSIHRWSASMMVLMMILHVFRVYLTGGFKKPRELTWITGVIMAVITVSFGVTGYSLPWDQVGYWAVKIVSGVPAAIPIVGDQLVELLRGGASVGQATLTRFYSLHTFVLPWLIAVFMLLHFLMIRKQGISGPL